From one Lycium barbarum isolate Lr01 chromosome 6, ASM1917538v2, whole genome shotgun sequence genomic stretch:
- the LOC132600721 gene encoding transcription factor SRM1-like, translated as MSYDRTWSSSAWTKEEDKASENTLAIYSGDSDLMMKIAAVVPQKSLQEINQHHNDLVKDVSDIESGPKYGQMQSCSSRRSRSSGAVVERRKGIPRTAEEHRLFVQGLDKHGKGDWRNISRNCVRSRTLTQVASHARKFFSRLNDNSKAKRRRSIHDITSVNAAYTTEPSQGPITDYVTEAFDVISLPGQATNCAIEGPSAVNPKKFSLSASVGSELNNSSTDLDEFLLRIGDLITEPAAGTSGVCHQ; from the exons ATGAGCTACGACCGAACATGGAGTAGCTCCGCCTGGACTAAGGAGGAAGACAAAGCATCTGAGAACACCCTGGCTATCTATTCTGGAGATAGCGATCTAATGATGAAGATTGCAGCAGTAGTTCCTCAGAAATCTCTTCAAGAAATTAATCAGCATCATAATGACCTTGTTAAAGATGTCAGCGACATTGAATCGGGACCCAAATATGGGCAAATGCAAAGTTGTTCCAGTCGTAGAAGTAGATCATCGGGAGCAGTGGTAGAACGGCGAAAAGGGATTCCTCGGACTGCAGAAGAACACAG GTTGTTTGTCCAGGGGTTGGATAAACATGGCAAAGGAGATTGGCGGAATATATCGAGGAATTGTGTGAGATCTAGAACGCTAACACAGGTGGCTAGCCATGCCCGAAAGTTCTTCAGTCGATTAAATGACAATAGCAAGGCGAAGAGGAGAAGAAGCATTCATGATATCACAAGTGTGAATGCTGCTTATACTACTGAACCTTCACAAGGACCGATCACTGACTATGTAACTGAAGCTTTTGACGTAATATCTTTACCAGGGCAAGCTACCAATTGTGCTATTGAAGGACCATCTGCTGTGAACCCCAAGAAATTCTCGCTTAGTGCTTCTGTTGGTAGTGAGTTGAATAATTCATCTACTGACTTGGATGAGTTCCTGCTTCGTATAGGAGACCTAATCACTGAACCTGCGGCTGGCACCTCTGGAGTGTGCCACCAGTAA